From a region of the Acidobacteriota bacterium genome:
- a CDS encoding FHA domain-containing protein: MARLTFTLPTGEQQSFTLYSDRRIRIGRERNNEISLRDARISRTHAELTFERGFYVIRDLGSANGTWVNGKQIKVAPLTDGAVVKMGATTGTFSEELDQDTPPRFSESGIADQPATRETPWPPGKVPEPVSGESGITKPNPKGNPDDLDPEYYDQVPTAEIPDERNRKVRDTSIIPSSTSKYEIRAPEPHESGRINDEAGRAVSYFRSAWNLAALVAPIVASVMVVCGFFAVVSLLLQGMFVPAVCAAGLTAAFSWAVLTLAPRKLVEFFHDELLDETWFRLSQESPAFPRLVYRAQDASGNVIAWFVSSALSRSWEARSSIAGPAFAELRREYSSVFQAVADLLGLPVARLWTLIDQTTSRGRLETRHSVATLSISASEGPEDDLRIPLSFAVLSLVAR; the protein is encoded by the coding sequence ATGGCGAGACTTACGTTCACTCTCCCGACGGGTGAGCAGCAGTCATTCACCCTCTACAGCGACCGGAGAATCCGGATCGGACGGGAGAGGAACAACGAGATTTCCCTAAGGGACGCCAGAATTTCACGAACCCATGCGGAGCTGACCTTCGAGCGTGGATTCTACGTGATCCGCGACCTCGGCAGCGCCAACGGAACCTGGGTGAACGGGAAGCAGATCAAGGTCGCTCCCCTGACCGACGGCGCGGTTGTGAAAATGGGCGCCACGACCGGCACGTTCTCGGAGGAGCTCGACCAGGACACTCCCCCTCGCTTTTCGGAGTCCGGCATCGCGGATCAGCCCGCGACTCGCGAGACCCCCTGGCCACCCGGCAAGGTGCCCGAACCGGTGAGCGGCGAGTCCGGCATCACAAAGCCGAATCCGAAGGGCAATCCCGATGACCTCGACCCCGAGTACTACGATCAGGTACCCACCGCGGAGATCCCGGACGAACGAAATCGGAAAGTTCGGGATACCTCAATCATTCCGAGCTCGACCTCGAAGTATGAGATCAGAGCTCCCGAGCCTCACGAGAGTGGGCGCATCAACGACGAGGCCGGCCGGGCGGTTTCCTACTTCCGATCCGCGTGGAATCTCGCCGCCCTGGTTGCTCCGATTGTCGCGTCGGTGATGGTCGTCTGTGGATTCTTCGCCGTTGTCTCGCTCCTTCTCCAGGGGATGTTCGTCCCCGCCGTCTGCGCTGCGGGACTCACGGCCGCCTTCTCCTGGGCCGTTCTGACGCTTGCGCCGCGCAAGCTCGTCGAATTTTTCCACGACGAGCTGCTCGACGAGACCTGGTTCCGGCTGAGTCAGGAGAGTCCGGCCTTCCCGCGCCTGGTGTATCGCGCGCAGGACGCATCGGGTAACGTGATCGCCTGGTTCGTCTCCTCGGCGCTGTCCCGAAGCTGGGAGGCACGCTCGAGCATCGCCGGGCCCGCCTTCGCGGAGCTCCGCCGCGAGTACTCGTCGGTGTTTCAGGCCGTCGCCGACCTCCTCGGCCTTCCCGTGGCCCGGCTGTGGACTCTGATCGATCAGACGACGTCGCGGGGCCGGCTGGAGACCCGGCACTCGGTGGCCACCCTCTCGATTTCCGCAAGCGAAGGGCCCGAGGACGATCTCCGCATTCCTCTGTCGTTTGCGGTTCTCAGCCTCGTCGCACGCTGA
- a CDS encoding amidohydrolase family protein, with the protein MIDGTGAPPQGPVDIVIEGDRIARVASVGYPKVPISEENRPQGASKEIDAHGMYVLPGFVDLHAHIGGAQAPYAEYVYKLWVAHGVTTIREPGSSNGIDWTVNEMKRSDRNEIVAPRIVPYAFVQMSPTPVETAEDARAFVRWAKGKGIRGLKLWSSGAGDRILDPEVMGALLDEARKQGMGSQAHLAQMGVARMNVVDAARLGLRGMEHWYGLPEALFEDRSIQDFTLDYNYNDEQHRFGEAGRLWQQAAKPGSEKWEAVMDELLELGFVIDPTLTIYEASRDQMRARRAEWHDTYTLPSLWAFYQPSRKAHGSYWFDWTTADEIAWKENYRIWMRFLNEYKNRGGSVCTGSDSGFIYKLYGFDYIRELELLQEAGFHPLEVIRAATLCGAETLAAPGGETPEVGIIRKGMLADLVIVPENPVANLKVLYGTGAIRVNDETGLPERVGGVRWVIKDGIIYDAPKLLEDVARIVSEAKTTRTTE; encoded by the coding sequence AGCGTCGGCTATCCGAAGGTTCCGATCAGCGAGGAGAACCGCCCGCAGGGCGCGTCGAAAGAGATCGACGCGCACGGGATGTATGTCCTTCCGGGCTTCGTCGATCTTCACGCGCACATCGGAGGAGCACAGGCGCCGTACGCCGAGTACGTATACAAGCTCTGGGTGGCACACGGGGTCACGACGATTCGCGAGCCGGGATCGTCGAACGGTATCGACTGGACGGTCAACGAGATGAAGAGGAGCGACCGGAACGAGATCGTGGCTCCGCGAATCGTTCCGTACGCGTTCGTGCAGATGTCGCCGACGCCGGTCGAGACTGCCGAAGATGCGCGGGCGTTCGTCCGGTGGGCGAAGGGGAAAGGAATCAGGGGGCTGAAGCTCTGGTCCTCGGGAGCGGGTGACCGGATTCTCGATCCGGAGGTGATGGGAGCGCTGCTCGACGAAGCGAGGAAGCAGGGGATGGGATCCCAGGCGCATCTCGCGCAGATGGGGGTTGCGCGAATGAACGTGGTCGATGCTGCGAGGCTCGGTCTGCGCGGAATGGAGCACTGGTACGGTTTGCCCGAGGCGCTGTTCGAGGACCGGTCGATTCAGGATTTTACGCTCGACTACAACTACAACGACGAACAGCATCGGTTCGGAGAGGCGGGGAGATTGTGGCAGCAGGCAGCGAAGCCTGGCTCCGAGAAGTGGGAGGCGGTGATGGACGAGCTGCTCGAGCTCGGCTTCGTCATCGATCCGACGCTGACGATCTACGAGGCGTCCCGCGATCAGATGCGCGCGCGGCGAGCCGAATGGCACGATACGTATACGCTTCCATCGCTCTGGGCGTTCTATCAGCCGAGCCGGAAGGCGCACGGTTCGTACTGGTTCGACTGGACCACGGCGGACGAGATCGCGTGGAAAGAGAACTATCGGATCTGGATGCGGTTTCTGAACGAGTACAAGAACCGGGGAGGGAGCGTCTGCACGGGATCCGATTCGGGCTTCATCTACAAGCTCTACGGCTTCGACTACATCCGTGAGCTCGAGCTGCTTCAGGAGGCTGGCTTTCATCCGCTGGAAGTCATTAGGGCAGCGACGCTCTGCGGCGCGGAGACGCTGGCCGCACCCGGGGGCGAGACGCCCGAGGTCGGCATCATCCGGAAGGGGATGCTGGCGGATCTGGTGATCGTGCCGGAAAACCCGGTGGCGAATCTGAAGGTGCTCTATGGAACCGGCGCCATCAGGGTCAATGACGAGACAGGGCTGCCGGAACGTGTCGGCGGGGTTCGCTGGGTCATCAAGGACGGGATCATCTACGATGCGCCGAAGCTTCTCGAGGACGTCGCGCGCATCGTCAGCGAGGCGAAGACGACCCGCACGACCGAATGA
- a CDS encoding NfeD family protein: MAWWIWILIALVLLAIEWLTTTFHPGFFAFGAIAVGILVAAGFGGPLWMQLIVFALVSMIFMLIFRQPLREKLGLEGMSKEIESIASEKGIALETIAPGATGKIEIRGTSWNGRNEGDLEIGAGDRCSIDRIEGLTLVIFPSIDKQ, translated from the coding sequence ATGGCCTGGTGGATCTGGATTCTCATCGCTTTGGTCCTTCTCGCAATCGAATGGCTGACGACGACCTTTCATCCCGGTTTTTTCGCTTTCGGGGCGATCGCGGTCGGAATTCTCGTGGCGGCTGGCTTTGGCGGGCCGCTCTGGATGCAATTGATCGTCTTCGCGCTCGTTTCGATGATATTTATGCTCATCTTCCGCCAGCCATTGCGGGAGAAGCTGGGACTCGAAGGGATGTCGAAGGAGATCGAGTCGATTGCGAGCGAAAAGGGAATCGCGCTCGAGACGATTGCGCCCGGAGCCACGGGAAAGATCGAAATCCGCGGAACTTCCTGGAACGGACGGAACGAAGGGGATCTCGAGATCGGCGCTGGGGACCGATGCTCGATCGATCGGATCGAAGGTTTGACCCTGGTTATCTTTCCGTCGATCGATAAGCAATGA
- a CDS encoding RDD family protein yields MKNGGVGVSCFVCGKVLPSGGGAAAERPAARSSPSGKKAETTVVPGPVGDRALALLFDRVLLFAVIAFTFGLYVREAALTFYQPGTGATIGLFFGWFLLIFAYHTLLEGLAGTTPGKLVMGLRVVSTGERRMIGAVALRNLLRLVDGIALYFVGFVVAAHNRSQKRVGDFVGGTMVIQVPMQPMERGAALITLIVIIAAAIWGGGVFCPGCSEAVGREIASTLNALTTVP; encoded by the coding sequence GTGAAGAACGGCGGGGTCGGAGTCTCGTGCTTCGTCTGCGGAAAGGTTCTGCCGAGTGGCGGCGGTGCGGCCGCGGAGAGACCGGCGGCGAGAAGCTCACCTTCGGGAAAGAAAGCGGAGACGACGGTCGTACCCGGACCTGTCGGCGATCGGGCGCTGGCGCTTCTGTTCGACCGGGTCCTTCTGTTCGCCGTCATCGCCTTTACGTTCGGTCTTTACGTCCGGGAGGCCGCGCTGACCTTTTACCAGCCGGGTACTGGGGCGACGATCGGGCTGTTCTTCGGCTGGTTTCTCCTGATTTTCGCGTATCACACGCTGCTCGAAGGGCTGGCCGGAACGACGCCCGGAAAACTGGTGATGGGACTTCGGGTGGTCAGCACCGGTGAGCGGCGGATGATCGGGGCGGTAGCGCTGAGAAATCTGCTCCGGCTCGTCGACGGAATCGCTCTCTACTTCGTCGGATTCGTGGTTGCCGCCCACAACCGGTCACAGAAACGAGTCGGCGATTTCGTCGGTGGCACCATGGTGATCCAGGTTCCAATGCAGCCGATGGAGAGAGGCGCGGCTCTGATTACGCTGATCGTCATCATCGCCGCCGCCATCTGGGGTGGCGGTGTCTTCTGTCCGGGTTGCTCTGAAGCGGTGGGACGGGAGATCGCAAGCACGCTGAATGCGCTCACGACGGTCCCCTGA